The Deltaproteobacteria bacterium DNA segment TGAACAGGCGCACCATCCCGCGCCCGACGCCGCCCGCGATGCCGAAGGCCGCCATCTGGTCGGGCAGGGGCTCGGGCTGGGCCTTCTTCAGCCGCTCGAGCGCGGCGATCATGTTGTCGCGCCCCGCCAGGCGGGCGCCGCCGGCGTCGGCACGAAACTCGCGGCGCCGGCTGAACCACATGACGATGACGCTCGCCAGGATGCCCAGCACGACCTGGGCGATGATGGTGGTGAGCCAGAACGCCGGCCCGTGCCCGCGCTCGGTCTTGAAGACGATGCGGTCGACGGCGTGCCCGACCACGCGCGACAGCACGATGACGAAGGTGTTGATCACTCCCTGGATCAGCGCGAGGGTGATCATGTCGCCGTTGGCCACGTGGCTCACCTCGTGCCCGAGCACGGCATCCACCTCCTCGCGCCGCATGCCGGTAACGAGTCCGCTACTCACGGCGATCAGCGCCTTGTTGCGGTTCATCCCCGTGGCGAAGGCGTTGGGGTCGGGCGAGTCGTAGACGGCGACCTCCGGCATGGCGATGCCGGCGCGCGTCGCGTGCTGCCGCACCGTCTCCACCAGCCACGCTTCGGCCGCGTTGCTCGGCGCGACGATCACCTCGGCCCCGGTCAGCCGCTTCGCCGTCCACTTGGACAGGGCCAGCGAGATGAACGCGCCGCCCATGCCGAAGACGGCGGCGAAGGCCA contains these protein-coding regions:
- the htpX gene encoding protease HtpX; translation: MKRIVLFLATNIAILLVLSVTLRLLGIERILDAEGIGLDMGGLLAFAAVFGMGGAFISLALSKWTAKRLTGAEVIVAPSNAAEAWLVETVRQHATRAGIAMPEVAVYDSPDPNAFATGMNRNKALIAVSSGLVTGMRREEVDAVLGHEVSHVANGDMITLALIQGVINTFVIVLSRVVGHAVDRIVFKTERGHGPAFWLTTIIAQVVLGILASVIVMWFSRRREFRADAGGARLAGRDNMIAALERLKKAQPEPLPDQMAAFGIAGGVGRGMVRLFMSHPPLAERIAALRSTAL